The Oceanispirochaeta sp. genome includes the window TGCAGACAGCATTAATCGACTCATACATTCTCTCCATTGTCTTCATCAGACTGCTGGGCAGTTTACTGTTGGTTGTCATTTTGTTCTCCCTAAAAAAAACCGGCTCAGAGCCGCAGCTCCGGCCGGTAAAATCTTGTCATTCAGTTTATGAAATTACTTTACAGCCTGAATATCTTTGATCAGATCAGTCAGACCAGCACCATATTTTAAGAATACGGGAGTAGCTGCTTCAATCCATGCATCTTTATCACTCAGTTCGTAAAACTTAGCGCCTTTAGACTCCATGTCTGCAATGTACTCTTGGTTTTTCCTGGCTACAAATTCCTTAACAAAACCTGTACTGGCCACAGCAGCATCTTTGATAATCTTCTGATCTGCAGGACTCAGTTTGTTCCAGGAGATTTCAGACATATGAATGATAGTGGGTGCCATTGTATGTGTATCAAAGGTAAAGTTGGGAGCTACTTCAAAAAAGTTGTTTGTGTAGTAACCGGCAACGGGGTTTTCACCAGCATCAACAACACCAGTCTGGAGAGCTGAATACAGTTCGCTGTAGGCAATAGGTGTGGCAGAAGCACCAAAGGCTTCCATGAGATCAACAAACATCTGGATGTTCTGAACTCTTACCTTCAGACCTTTCATGTCAGCCAGGCTTCTAACAGGTTTTTCTGTTGTAAAAAAACTTCTGGCACCGTCGGAATGGTAAGCCAGAGAAACCAGTTTAGTTCCACCGGCCTGAACCTTGGCAAGGATTCTCTCTCCTACTTCGCCCGTCATAACTTTGTTAAGGTGGTCTTCATCCCTAAACACATAGGGAAGTTCATAGACATAAACATCCTTAACGCCCATATCAGCAATAGTTCCAGGTTTGGACATGGTAAAGTCCAGAGCTCCAACCTGTACAGATTGAACCATTTCACTTATTCCACCCAGCTGGCTGGAGGGATAAAGATCAATAGTAATTCTACCACCTGAATTCTTATTAACTTCATCTGCAAAAAACTGTGCTCCCTGCAGGAAA containing:
- a CDS encoding TRAP transporter substrate-binding protein, giving the protein MKKLMILLLTILFSVSAFAGGQQDADPAAAVEQSSEPITLRFGAVNPMNHPFLQGAQFFADEVNKNSGGRITIDLYPSSQLGGISEMVQSVQVGALDFTMSKPGTIADMGVKDVYVYELPYVFRDEDHLNKVMTGEVGERILAKVQAGGTKLVSLAYHSDGARSFFTTEKPVRSLADMKGLKVRVQNIQMFVDLMEAFGASATPIAYSELYSALQTGVVDAGENPVAGYYTNNFFEVAPNFTFDTHTMAPTIIHMSEISWNKLSPADQKIIKDAAVASTGFVKEFVARKNQEYIADMESKGAKFYELSDKDAWIEAATPVFLKYGAGLTDLIKDIQAVK